The proteins below come from a single Nitrosarchaeum sp. genomic window:
- the npdG gene encoding NADPH-dependent F420 reductase produces MKIGIIGGTGGMGKGFALRWSQNHNVIVGSRDAKRASESANEYTNIVKESFGQINGTITGNDNISVAKESDVLILSIPYENIDSVCSEVLSQVKDSCVVVSPIVPMIKTDVGFEFIPIKENKPFSYQLVLKHMKNKSKLVSAFHVISEKKLVNPTMVLDYDIFVCGDDKDAIDVVNGLINEIKGLRPIYLGPGELSYLAEISTPLLLNAMIRNKIKNPGIKII; encoded by the coding sequence GTGAAAATTGGAATTATTGGTGGAACTGGAGGAATGGGAAAAGGATTTGCTCTTAGATGGTCTCAAAATCACAATGTAATTGTAGGATCAAGGGATGCAAAAAGGGCATCAGAGTCTGCAAATGAATATACAAATATTGTAAAGGAATCATTTGGGCAGATTAATGGAACAATTACAGGCAATGACAATATCTCAGTTGCAAAAGAAAGCGATGTTTTGATTTTATCAATACCTTATGAAAACATTGATTCAGTTTGCTCAGAAGTTTTATCTCAAGTTAAAGATAGTTGTGTAGTTGTATCTCCAATTGTTCCAATGATAAAAACAGATGTAGGATTTGAATTTATTCCAATTAAAGAGAATAAACCATTTTCTTATCAACTTGTTTTAAAACATATGAAAAATAAATCAAAGTTGGTTTCAGCATTTCATGTGATTTCAGAAAAGAAGCTTGTTAATCCAACAATGGTACTGGATTATGATATTTTTGTATGCGGTGATGATAAAGATGCAATTGATGTGGTAAACGGTTTGATCAATGAAATCAAAGGTTTAAGACCAATTTATTTAGGACCAGGAGAATTATCATATCTTGCAGAGATATCAACACCGTTATTGCTAAATGCAATGATACGAAATAAAATAAAAAATCCAGGTATCAAAATTATCTAA
- a CDS encoding histidine phosphatase family protein, producing MGSVIFLRHGQAKNNIERILTGRTPNIPLTEKGIEQAEKTAKFLEQMNISAIYSSPIERAKHTAEIVAKHNSLDVITDDRLIELDMGKFTGVPYDEIFTSHGNVFMKFYNGELEIAHNGVETFTEVKKRVLSIVDHVIEKHPDQNVVLVTHMDPIKAMLATVVDLSPTNLFELIIANASLNIFREYNRKFSISGINVMDPSRFNHDW from the coding sequence TTGGGCTCAGTTATTTTTCTACGACACGGTCAAGCTAAAAATAACATAGAAAGAATTCTAACTGGAAGAACTCCAAATATTCCATTAACTGAAAAAGGAATCGAACAGGCAGAAAAGACAGCAAAATTCTTAGAGCAAATGAACATATCTGCAATTTATTCTAGTCCTATCGAAAGAGCAAAACACACAGCAGAAATTGTTGCTAAACATAACTCTCTTGATGTAATAACTGATGATAGATTAATTGAACTTGATATGGGAAAATTCACTGGTGTGCCTTATGATGAAATTTTTACTAGTCATGGAAATGTCTTTATGAAATTCTATAATGGTGAGTTAGAAATTGCTCATAATGGTGTTGAGACTTTCACCGAAGTCAAAAAACGTGTACTAAGCATTGTTGATCATGTGATTGAAAAACACCCTGATCAAAACGTTGTACTTGTAACTCATATGGACCCAATCAAAGCAATGTTAGCTACAGTAGTTGATCTTTCACCTACAAATCTATTTGAGCTAATTATTGCAAATGCCTCATTGAACATTTTTAGAGAATACAACCGTAAATTTTCAATTTCTGGAATTAATGTGATGGATCCATCTCGTTTCAATCATGATTGGTAA
- a CDS encoding heme transporter CcmC, with the protein MKSIFGLFLVLAILVIIPAAEYALAAGDEPGEYLDRRVVIWNLFYRMMTVAFTVGAVVSGTIIWLCWRFRESNPKATPTPYEKEGVW; encoded by the coding sequence ATGAAGAGTATATTTGGTCTATTCTTAGTATTGGCAATTTTGGTAATCATTCCAGCAGCAGAATATGCACTTGCTGCAGGTGACGAGCCTGGTGAATATCTTGATCGTAGAGTAGTAATTTGGAATTTATTTTATAGAATGATGACTGTGGCATTTACAGTGGGTGCAGTTGTATCTGGAACTATCATCTGGCTATGTTGGAGATTCAGAGAATCAAATCCAAAAGCCACTCCAACTCCATATGAAAAGGAAGGAGTTTGGTAA
- a CDS encoding cupredoxin domain-containing protein, translating to MGHHSNWPEWVYVGVVIALMCWVGAEAWNAERLVEHVPADAEVIKVTGQQWFWTFEHEDGTKEIGELHVKVGKAYKFEIMSKDVNHSFNIHDYVVLMDAVPGRVNTVWFAPMEAGEHDIQCREYCGLIHYNMRGKLIIEDDSS from the coding sequence ATGGGACATCATTCTAACTGGCCAGAATGGGTTTATGTTGGAGTTGTAATTGCACTAATGTGTTGGGTAGGTGCAGAAGCTTGGAATGCTGAAAGACTTGTCGAACATGTTCCAGCAGATGCCGAAGTTATCAAAGTCACTGGTCAACAATGGTTCTGGACATTTGAGCATGAAGACGGAACAAAAGAAATTGGTGAACTACATGTTAAAGTCGGCAAAGCTTACAAATTTGAAATAATGTCCAAAGATGTCAATCACTCATTTAATATTCATGATTATGTTGTATTGATGGATGCAGTACCTGGCAGAGTCAATACTGTATGGTTTGCTCCAATGGAAGCTGGCGAACATGATATTCAATGCAGAGAATATTGTGGACTAATTCACTATAACATGCGTGGTAAACTAATCATAGAGGATGATTCATCTTGA
- a CDS encoding cbb3-type cytochrome c oxidase subunit I codes for MVLELQKPRPIWQIMFSTHHTDVGLLYLITSLAFLFMGGALALAIRAELFFPGAQIITDAMTFNRIFTVHGTTLIFLFIIPFASAVGNYFVPIMVRYKDMAYPKLNAIAFWMIPPSGALIWLGFADFTWYATPPYSIISAPGPAADMWIFGLKILGVSSVLGAINFVVTILKCKHPDMSIGQVPLLAWSFLTSSLIIIVAIPTFAAALLMLLTDRLGVSGFFNPAMGGDPIAYAHLFWFTFHPEVYVLVIPAIGMMYEIIPRFSRKPIFSHSSGIFAFVLLSIVSFSSWAHHMYATGMSFTEKTVFMIGTLAAVPASAMHVFNFIATMWNGRIKFSTPMMWAVGGIALFFSAGAGGVVNAAMPLDFQTHDSYWVVGHFHLFVMGTIAFGSIGYLYYMFPYVTGRMYNENMGKVHFVMSFVGTVLVFFTQHVLGLYGMPRRIFDYPPIPEWIAMNQIASVGAMIIGVSMVIFLINMIHSSAKGKLADTDDPFNLGGKYYYPFESKNPHHH; via the coding sequence ATGGTTCTAGAATTACAAAAGCCACGTCCAATTTGGCAAATAATGTTTTCTACACATCATACTGATGTAGGCTTACTATACCTCATCACATCTCTTGCATTCTTGTTTATGGGTGGTGCATTAGCACTTGCAATTAGAGCAGAGCTGTTCTTCCCTGGAGCACAAATCATCACAGATGCTATGACCTTTAACAGAATTTTTACCGTGCATGGAACAACACTGATCTTCTTGTTTATCATACCATTTGCATCGGCAGTTGGTAACTACTTTGTACCAATTATGGTACGATACAAAGACATGGCATATCCAAAATTAAATGCAATAGCATTTTGGATGATTCCTCCTTCTGGTGCTCTAATTTGGTTAGGCTTTGCTGACTTTACTTGGTATGCAACTCCGCCATATTCTATTATCAGTGCACCTGGTCCTGCAGCAGATATGTGGATATTTGGCCTAAAGATTTTGGGAGTCTCTTCAGTATTGGGAGCAATTAACTTTGTTGTTACTATTCTAAAATGTAAACATCCAGACATGTCAATTGGACAAGTGCCCTTACTTGCTTGGTCATTTTTAACATCATCTTTAATCATTATTGTTGCAATTCCAACATTTGCTGCAGCCTTGTTGATGTTGTTAACTGATAGATTAGGAGTATCTGGATTCTTTAATCCTGCAATGGGTGGAGATCCAATTGCATATGCACACTTGTTTTGGTTTACATTCCATCCTGAAGTGTATGTGCTAGTCATTCCAGCAATTGGAATGATGTATGAAATTATTCCAAGATTTTCAAGGAAACCAATCTTTAGTCACAGTTCTGGAATCTTTGCCTTTGTATTATTATCAATAGTTAGTTTCTCATCTTGGGCGCATCACATGTATGCTACAGGAATGTCATTTACTGAAAAAACAGTATTTATGATTGGAACACTAGCTGCAGTACCGGCATCTGCAATGCACGTCTTTAACTTTATTGCAACAATGTGGAATGGTAGAATAAAGTTTTCAACACCAATGATGTGGGCAGTTGGAGGAATTGCATTATTCTTCTCAGCAGGAGCAGGTGGAGTAGTAAATGCTGCAATGCCACTTGACTTTCAGACACATGACAGCTATTGGGTAGTTGGTCACTTCCACCTCTTTGTAATGGGAACAATCGCATTTGGCTCTATAGGTTATCTATACTACATGTTCCCATATGTTACTGGTAGAATGTATAATGAAAATATGGGTAAAGTTCATTTTGTAATGTCATTTGTAGGAACAGTTCTAGTATTTTTCACACAACACGTCCTTGGTCTATATGGAATGCCAAGAAGAATTTTCGATTATCCTCCAATCCCAGAATGGATTGCTATGAACCAAATTGCATCCGTAGGTGCTATGATTATTGGTGTCAGTATGGTAATATTTTTGATAAATATGATTCACAGTTCTGCAAAAGGAAAATTAGCAGATACAGACGATCCGTTCAACTTGGGTGGCAAATACTATTATCCATTTGAATCAAAGAATCCACATCATCATTAG
- a CDS encoding plastocyanin/azurin family copper-binding protein, whose translation MNQDTQNIYRTTPARTGKMMAIMLGICIVGGAIFFGMWDYWTSQPAPVVALMAGESEHGLQPGVATGKHIEVTLNFVESSDFRTLAFNALPGEEGHNPVINANVGDEIVFNVANVGKSFHSFGVTKASEGFAGIIPGSEIASANNPLKPGEDGMSEFIPAEEGTYYYICTVPGHREQGMVGEIIVSAAEAGDAPKAAAAPTGVHHDFSVDFVESSDFRTLAFNALPGEEGHNPEFRVNSGDEITFTTVNAGKSFHSFGIVSNPEDFNNVLWNSAIASPNNPLKPGQDGSVTFTAGAPGTYYYICTVPGHALQGMQGSFIVE comes from the coding sequence ATGAATCAAGACACTCAAAATATTTACAGAACAACCCCTGCAAGAACTGGAAAAATGATGGCCATAATGTTGGGCATTTGTATTGTTGGTGGTGCAATATTTTTTGGCATGTGGGATTACTGGACTTCTCAACCAGCACCTGTAGTTGCATTAATGGCAGGCGAATCTGAACATGGGCTTCAACCAGGTGTAGCAACTGGAAAACATATCGAAGTTACTTTGAATTTTGTTGAATCATCTGATTTTAGAACATTAGCGTTTAATGCATTACCTGGCGAAGAAGGACACAATCCTGTTATTAATGCAAATGTTGGTGATGAAATTGTATTTAATGTAGCAAATGTTGGAAAGTCGTTTCATTCATTTGGTGTAACTAAAGCATCCGAAGGATTTGCCGGAATTATTCCAGGAAGTGAAATTGCATCTGCAAACAATCCATTAAAACCTGGTGAAGATGGAATGTCTGAATTTATTCCAGCTGAAGAAGGAACTTACTATTACATCTGTACTGTTCCTGGTCATAGAGAACAAGGAATGGTCGGAGAGATTATAGTTAGTGCCGCAGAAGCTGGAGATGCACCAAAGGCTGCAGCAGCTCCAACTGGTGTTCACCATGATTTTAGTGTAGACTTTGTTGAATCATCTGATTTTAGAACATTAGCGTTTAATGCATTACCTGGCGAAGAAGGACACAATCCTGAATTTCGTGTAAATTCTGGTGATGAAATTACATTTACTACTGTAAATGCAGGTAAATCATTTCATTCATTTGGAATTGTATCAAATCCAGAAGACTTCAATAATGTTCTTTGGAACTCTGCTATTGCATCTCCAAATAATCCTTTAAAACCAGGTCAAGATGGTAGTGTAACATTTACTGCAGGTGCCCCAGGAACTTACTATTACATCTGTACAGTTCCAGGACATGCATTGCAAGGAATGCAAGGTTCATTCATAGTAGAATAG
- a CDS encoding COX15/CtaA family protein encodes MALKYLALTSLVILYSLMFIGGYISSAGLGLTCPEWPLCPNGIMPNEEYFIEWTHRLIAATTGALVIATTVGSWINKNAGRKMRFTSTFASTLVVTQITLGALVIDLKLHAVLVAIHLGVGILLFSMVLLTTLFAFRIAKKPIESTV; translated from the coding sequence TTGGCTCTAAAATATCTGGCATTAACATCACTAGTAATTTTGTATTCTCTTATGTTTATTGGTGGATACATTTCATCGGCTGGACTTGGACTAACATGTCCTGAATGGCCATTATGTCCAAATGGAATAATGCCTAATGAAGAATATTTTATTGAATGGACTCATAGATTGATTGCTGCAACTACCGGTGCTCTTGTAATTGCGACTACAGTAGGAAGCTGGATTAACAAAAATGCTGGACGAAAGATGCGATTTACTAGTACTTTTGCATCTACACTTGTAGTTACTCAAATTACACTTGGTGCACTAGTAATTGATCTAAAACTACACGCTGTACTTGTTGCAATTCACTTGGGTGTTGGAATATTACTATTTTCAATGGTTTTACTAACCACATTATTTGCATTTAGAATTGCAAAAAAACCAATAGAATCTACAGTTTAG
- a CDS encoding SRPBCC family protein produces MLTIVSKSIDIKTPIENVFTYFARPEHVSDQIKNDAVGMTVIPMDIKEGMGVGTTFRIIGDFNGKRLEWDCETTEFVRNERISAKQISGPFKHWKITNEFKSLGDNLTKVTMSVDYAMPFGPLGAILDKAKFAKSAERGMETALYNVRGLLEGNGSIPVYITLDAYQKLLAEKKKMNDVPVSTALTAILEKYAEIEAKAQN; encoded by the coding sequence ATGTTGACTATCGTAAGCAAATCAATCGATATTAAAACACCTATAGAAAATGTATTTACCTATTTTGCAAGACCGGAACACGTTTCTGATCAAATCAAAAATGATGCAGTAGGCATGACTGTAATTCCTATGGATATTAAAGAAGGAATGGGTGTAGGAACAACATTTAGAATAATTGGTGACTTTAATGGTAAACGATTAGAATGGGATTGTGAAACAACTGAATTTGTCAGAAATGAAAGAATCTCTGCAAAACAAATTTCAGGACCATTTAAGCACTGGAAAATTACTAATGAATTCAAATCATTAGGTGACAATTTGACCAAAGTAACAATGTCTGTAGATTACGCAATGCCATTTGGTCCATTAGGAGCAATTTTGGATAAAGCAAAGTTTGCAAAATCTGCTGAACGTGGAATGGAAACAGCACTTTACAATGTTAGAGGACTACTTGAAGGAAATGGTTCAATTCCAGTATACATCACATTAGATGCATACCAAAAATTACTTGCTGAAAAGAAAAAAATGAATGATGTTCCAGTTTCAACAGCACTTACTGCAATTCTTGAAAAATATGCTGAAATTGAAGCAAAAGCTCAAAATTAA
- a CDS encoding response regulator — protein sequence MTVILIVEDDEELLNLYVETLEINRFSVQTAIDGEEAISKYKNIRPDLVVMDGILPKMDGYDAFSQIIEFDKNAKVVIVTGYSEFYEKNKLALKQGLISVISKPIGVDELLNLAKKYCKSSENKNSTSNPDLERSIS from the coding sequence ATGACAGTGATTTTAATTGTTGAAGATGATGAAGAATTATTAAATTTGTATGTAGAAACACTGGAAATCAATAGATTTAGTGTTCAAACAGCCATTGATGGTGAGGAGGCCATATCAAAATACAAGAATATACGTCCTGATTTAGTAGTGATGGATGGAATCTTGCCAAAAATGGATGGTTATGATGCATTTTCTCAAATTATAGAATTTGATAAAAATGCAAAGGTGGTAATAGTAACAGGATATTCTGAATTTTATGAAAAAAATAAACTAGCTCTTAAACAAGGTTTGATTTCGGTAATTTCAAAACCAATTGGAGTAGATGAGTTATTAAACTTGGCAAAAAAATATTGTAAAAGTTCAGAGAATAAAAATTCAACATCTAATCCAGATTTAGAAAGATCTATAAGCTAA
- a CDS encoding HAMP domain-containing sensor histidine kinase yields the protein MDNLEYKHNKSKKDHNPIIFLASVLLGITLLYQVKPFLEDSQFILISIPAYAIIPGILILFSFILTIKLYKQNNFQSKAFALFTIGVSFWFIAEQIWFIYEDIYNVDPFPSIADIFYVGAYPFFVGFLLLSLKPIKKLITKKIWLFAFLLSLSFVIPSMIGYFNSFDEDEGLDVFSKSVLLLYPIMSGFQLAPAIVGILFMVKKSINYSWMLMLFAFLIYSVSDTFYLFSELNGTYHDGHPVDVMYLYSYILLIFSVYSRIKISNNSDIHNNEIFFNENIKFETITKYGIPLTLMIFSMIVVISMINVFYLTPQEELSVEYVVFGVIAILIVFTVIILTINRNLTKFVQMKTVDLEKQRSSLEELIEEKTQAVLKAERLSAIGELSGRLAHDLRNPLSVMKMSVDLIKQHPADAKISDTVITKRLELIEKSIDRISHQVDDVLGYVRNSPLKPTSASLRELILTSIDKVNVPHDVIITVSDTDVIITCDVVKIDAVFINLIVNAIQAMNQGGTLEINIKTYGDYAVIDFIDSGLGIPEDFINKIFEPLFTTKQKGTGLGLASCKNIIEQHNGSITVKNNPTTFTIKIPKTYDELGRQ from the coding sequence ATGGATAATTTAGAATATAAACACAATAAAAGTAAAAAAGATCATAATCCCATTATTTTTCTAGCATCTGTTTTATTGGGAATAACACTCCTTTATCAGGTAAAGCCGTTTTTAGAAGACTCGCAATTTATCTTGATTTCTATCCCTGCATATGCAATTATTCCTGGAATATTGATTTTATTTTCATTTATTCTTACAATCAAATTATACAAACAGAATAATTTTCAATCAAAGGCATTTGCACTCTTTACCATAGGTGTTTCATTTTGGTTTATCGCAGAACAAATTTGGTTTATCTATGAAGATATCTATAATGTAGATCCTTTTCCTTCAATTGCTGACATTTTTTATGTAGGTGCATATCCATTTTTTGTTGGCTTTCTTTTATTATCATTAAAGCCAATCAAAAAATTAATAACAAAAAAGATTTGGTTATTTGCCTTTTTGCTATCACTTTCATTTGTAATTCCATCTATGATAGGATATTTTAATTCATTTGATGAAGATGAAGGATTAGATGTTTTTTCCAAATCTGTTTTATTATTATATCCTATAATGTCTGGATTTCAATTAGCTCCTGCTATTGTTGGAATTTTGTTTATGGTAAAAAAAAGCATTAACTATTCATGGATGTTAATGTTGTTTGCATTTCTGATTTATAGTGTCTCTGATACATTCTATCTTTTTTCAGAATTAAATGGCACATATCATGATGGACATCCTGTTGATGTAATGTATCTGTATAGTTATATTTTGTTAATATTTTCTGTTTATAGTCGCATAAAAATTTCCAATAATTCTGATATTCATAATAATGAGATATTTTTTAATGAAAATATAAAATTTGAAACTATTACAAAGTATGGTATTCCGCTGACATTGATGATATTTTCAATGATTGTTGTTATCTCTATGATCAATGTGTTCTACTTAACTCCTCAAGAGGAATTATCAGTTGAATATGTTGTATTTGGAGTTATTGCAATACTTATTGTGTTTACTGTTATAATTCTCACAATTAACAGAAATCTCACAAAATTTGTTCAAATGAAGACTGTAGATCTTGAAAAACAACGAAGTAGTTTAGAAGAGCTAATTGAAGAAAAAACACAAGCAGTACTCAAAGCTGAAAGATTATCTGCTATTGGAGAACTATCTGGTCGTTTAGCACACGATCTAAGAAATCCATTATCTGTAATGAAAATGTCTGTTGATTTGATAAAACAACATCCTGCAGATGCAAAAATTTCTGATACCGTCATTACTAAAAGACTTGAATTAATTGAAAAAAGTATCGATAGAATATCTCATCAAGTAGATGATGTGTTAGGTTATGTTAGAAATTCTCCATTAAAGCCTACTTCTGCATCTCTTAGAGAATTAATTTTAACATCAATTGACAAGGTCAACGTGCCACATGATGTTATAATTACTGTCTCAGATACTGATGTAATTATAACTTGTGATGTAGTGAAAATTGATGCCGTTTTCATTAATCTTATTGTGAATGCAATTCAGGCAATGAATCAGGGAGGTACACTTGAAATAAATATTAAAACATATGGTGATTATGCTGTTATTGATTTTATTGATTCAGGTTTAGGTATTCCTGAAGATTTTATAAATAAAATATTTGAACCTCTATTTACTACAAAACAAAAAGGAACAGGACTGGGTCTAGCTAGCTGTAAAAATATTATTGAACAACACAATGGAAGTATTACTGTAAAAAATAACCCAACTACATTTACAATCAAAATACCAAAAACATATGATGAGTTAGGTAGACAATAA
- a CDS encoding class I SAM-dependent methyltransferase, whose translation MNYDKEFWDKYANENEYKFNEEFAKFVRDLVVSLRCTSVLEIGCGTGIDLRLFPESFDVYGADLNDTALDIAKSKKPTVNFKKASIIDLPFENSSVDFVFTHQLLNYLEDDVLEKGISEMYRVSRKYIMNCERYDESEKQINNNSKFRNMQKRWLEYKVKIISNVDMHEEIEPDKSRFTLLRKL comes from the coding sequence ATGAATTATGATAAAGAGTTTTGGGATAAATATGCAAACGAAAACGAATACAAATTCAATGAAGAATTTGCAAAGTTTGTCAGAGATTTGGTAGTTTCATTGCGTTGTACAAGTGTATTAGAGATAGGATGCGGTACCGGGATTGATTTACGATTATTTCCTGAATCATTTGATGTGTATGGTGCAGATTTAAACGACACCGCATTAGATATTGCAAAATCAAAAAAACCAACGGTTAATTTTAAAAAAGCATCAATTATAGACTTGCCTTTTGAAAACTCATCAGTTGATTTTGTATTTACTCATCAGCTATTGAACTATCTTGAAGACGATGTTTTAGAGAAAGGAATTTCTGAAATGTATCGAGTATCTAGAAAATACATTATGAACTGTGAAAGATATGACGAATCAGAAAAACAAATCAATAATAATTCTAAATTTAGAAATATGCAAAAAAGATGGCTAGAGTATAAAGTAAAAATAATCAGTAATGTGGATATGCATGAAGAAATAGAACCAGACAAAAGCAGATTTACGCTTTTAAGAAAACTTTAG
- a CDS encoding branched-chain amino acid transaminase produces MKEIGKIWMNGKLVPFKDAKVHVLTHALHYSTSIFEGIRCYNTPKGSAIFRLEEHVDRLFNSAKLYSMKMQYSKKEITDAIIKTVKANGLKECYIRPLAYYGFGTMGLTPTPNKVDVSIACWEWNMGEGKAGKFSGAKCKVSSWIKIDSRSQPMQAKAASNYANAALARVEALENGYDEAIMLNINGKVAEGSAENIFIVKDNTIQTPPLSAGGLEGITRDSVIQIIEENGGYVIERDLERGDLYSADEIFMTGTAAEVKSVTQIDKVIIGNAKMGKTTKELQKLFSDVTMGKDERFLPWLTFI; encoded by the coding sequence ATGAAGGAAATTGGCAAAATTTGGATGAATGGAAAATTAGTACCATTCAAAGATGCCAAAGTACATGTACTTACTCATGCCTTGCATTATTCAACATCGATCTTTGAAGGGATTAGATGTTATAATACACCAAAGGGATCAGCAATTTTCAGATTAGAAGAACATGTAGACAGACTGTTTAATTCAGCAAAATTATATTCTATGAAGATGCAATATTCAAAAAAAGAGATAACAGATGCAATAATTAAAACAGTAAAAGCTAACGGGTTAAAAGAATGCTACATTAGACCATTGGCATACTATGGTTTTGGTACAATGGGCCTTACACCAACTCCAAACAAAGTTGATGTTTCAATTGCTTGTTGGGAATGGAACATGGGAGAAGGGAAGGCTGGAAAATTCTCTGGCGCAAAATGTAAAGTTTCAAGTTGGATAAAGATTGATTCTAGATCACAACCAATGCAGGCAAAAGCAGCTTCAAACTATGCAAATGCTGCACTAGCTAGAGTCGAAGCACTAGAGAATGGATATGATGAAGCAATAATGTTAAACATAAATGGAAAAGTTGCAGAAGGCAGCGCAGAGAATATTTTCATTGTAAAAGACAATACAATTCAAACTCCCCCACTTTCAGCAGGAGGTTTAGAAGGAATTACGCGTGATAGTGTAATCCAAATCATTGAAGAAAATGGCGGATATGTAATAGAAAGAGATCTTGAAAGAGGAGATTTGTATTCTGCTGATGAGATATTTATGACAGGAACCGCTGCGGAAGTAAAATCAGTTACACAAATTGATAAAGTGATAATTGGAAATGCAAAGATGGGAAAGACCACAAAAGAATTACAAAAACTATTTTCAGATGTCACAATGGGAAAAGATGAGAGATTTTTACCATGGTTAACCTTTATCTAA